A window from Musa acuminata AAA Group cultivar baxijiao unplaced genomic scaffold, Cavendish_Baxijiao_AAA HiC_scaffold_1139, whole genome shotgun sequence encodes these proteins:
- the LOC135671520 gene encoding receptor-like protein EIX1 isoform X2, which translates to MGGIPARLGNLSSLYVLDLSDALDFTSLDNLDWLSHLTSLKNLDLSWLKLTGAPDWFSSVNMLPSLQVLSMSYVGLDTIPASVVHVNFTSSLTVLDLSFNNFNSILPKWLGNISSLTHLDLHYSGFYGVIPDTIGDLGSLTFLDLGGNQLEGIVPKSMVDLRRLKELHMPSNQLTGNLGGWLEQMTNLIILDLRSNLFNGSMPSSFGKFSNLTELNLAGNSVGGVLSEVHFENLTRLRLLDLYGNSITISIGQSWVPPFQLRYVDLTKCQLGPQFPEWLQFQTQIQELHLADCKIAGTMPAWFGNISSSTITYLDLSNNQIGGKLPSSLKFTKLETLHLESNRFEGPLPTMLPSTLQTLYLSDNSFTGQLPIWPHVQSVALSDNMLDGGLSSSICQWTYLKFLDLSNNKLFGEIPKGIGDLIGLNNLNLSRNHLQGKIPWEIGGMESLESLDLSINDLSGSIPESLLTLYSLSYLNLSYNNLSGMIPTGYQLQTLNDPSIYMGNADLCGPQIFKNCFMQEYKKEIFEWLWFYISMILGFVMGFWIFCGILFLKDAWRHAYFHIIDDMYDWVWVQWQLILRRLLRR; encoded by the coding sequence ATGGGAGGAATACCTGCTCGGCTGGGGAACCTTTCGAGCCTCTACGTTCTTGATCTAAGCGATGCTTTAGATTTTACATCCCTAGACAACCTCGACTGGCTCTCCCATCTTACCTCCCTGAAGAACCTGGACTTGAGCTGGTTGAAGCTAACCGGTGCCCCAGATTGGTTCTCATCCGTGAACATGCTGCCATCCCTCCAAGTGTTAAGTATGTCTTACGTTGGTCTCGATACCATCCCAGCTTCTGTTGTCCATGTCAACTTCACCTCCTCTCTTACCGTCCTTGATCTCTCCTTCAATAATTTCAACTCCATCTTACCCAAATGGTTGGGGAATATTAGTAGTCTTACCCATCTTGATCTCCATTACTCTGGGTTCTATGGCGTTATTCCCGATACAATTGGAGACTTGGGCTCTCTTACTTTTCTTGATCTAGGAGGCAATCAACTCGAGGGTATCGTACCGAAATCCATGGTTGATCTCCGTAGACTGAAAGAATTACATATGCCGAGCAACCAATTGACAGGAAATTTGGGTGGTTGGCTGGAGCAAATGACGAATCTCATCATTTTGGATCTCCGATCTAATTTATTCAACGGTTCCATGCCTTCCTCCTTTGGTAAGTTCTCTAATCTCACCGAATTGAATCTCGCTGGAAATTCTGTTGGAGGTGTCCTTTCAGAAGTTCATTTTGAGAATCTTACAAGATTGCGACTGTTGGACTTGTATGGCAACTCCATCACCATATCAATTGGCCAAAGTTGGGTCCCCCCTTTCCAACTCAGATATGTAGATTTAACCAAATGTCAGTTGGGACCTCAATTTCCAGAATggttgcagtttcaaacacagatCCAAGAATTACATTTGGCAGACTGTAAAATTGCAGGGACAATGCCCGCTTGGTTTgggaatatttcatcttctaccatCACATATTTAGACCTTTCCAACAACCAAATAGGAGGCAAGCTGCCATCTTCTTTAAAGTTCACCAAGTTGGAAACATTACATTTGGAATCCAATAGATTTGAAGGTCCATTGCCAACGATGCTACCGTCTACACTTCAAACTCTATACCTCTCCGATAATTCCTTTACAGGGCAATTGCCGATATGGCCCCATGTTCAATCAGTGGCACTCTCGGATAATATGCTTGATGGTGGCTTATCTTCATCAATCTGCCAATGGACATATCTTAAATTTCTTGACCTTTCGAACAACAAATTATTTGGTGAGATACCAAAAGGAATTGGAGACCTTATAGGACTCAATAACTTAAATTTGTCAAGAAATCATTTACAAGGAAAAATTCCTTGGGAGATAGGAGGAATGGAATCATTAGAATCCCTTGATCTATCGATAAATGATCTTTCTGGTAGCATTCCTGAGAGCTTATTGACTTTATATTCCTTGAGCTACttgaatttatcatataataatctTTCGGGAATGATACCAACTGGTTATCAACTCCAAACACTCAATGATCCATCCATTTACATGGGCAATGCCGACTTATGTGGACCACAAATTTTCAAAAATTGTTTTATGCAAGAGTACAAAAAGGAGATTTTCGAGTGGTTATGGTTCTATATTAGCATGATACTAGGATTTGTGATGGGATTTTGGATATTTTGTGGTATTCTCTTCCTCAAAGACGCATGGAGGCATGCTTATTTCCATATCATTGATGATATGTATGATTGGGTTTGGGTGCAATGGCAATTAATTCTTCGACGATTGTTGAGACGTTAA
- the LOC135671521 gene encoding receptor-like protein 11, with protein sequence MEREALLEFKAGVGDTRNRLSSWTGHHCCTWKGVACDTTTGHVVMLDLRNTNTTDDWAITRGIRIPEFIGSFKKLRYLNLSSTQFMGGIPARVGNLSSLYVLDLSDALYVDDYGNGYPVDNLDWLSHLTSLKHLNLSGLNLIDVPDWFSAVNMLPSLQVLNMSYGGLNSIPVSVVHVNFTSSLTVLDLHYSGFYGVIPDAIGDLGGLKELYMTGNQLTGNLSGWLEQMTNLIILDLRSNLFNCSMPSSVGKLSNLTELYLGGNSLRGIISEVHFENLTRLQVLDLYGTSITISIGQSWVPPFQLRLVDLTKCQLGPQFPEWLQFQTQIEELYLADCKIAGTMPAWFWNISSSTITYLDLSNNQIGGKLPSSLKFTKLVILFLYSNRFEGPLPTMLPSTLETLYLSNNSFTGQLPIWPHVRFVSISDNMLDGGLSSSICQWTYLEYLDLSNNKLLGEIPYCLGESLQNPHFLNLANNHFSGEIPHTIGFLSELLLLQLQNNSFSGEVPLSLKNCTNLWCLDLTQNNLVGSITLWMGENLQQLVVLRLRSNMFS encoded by the exons ATGGAGAGGGAGGCGCTGCTGGAGTTCAAAGCTGGTGTCGGAGACACCCGCAACCGGCTATCTTCTTGGACAGGCCACCACTGTTGCACATGGAAGGGAGTGGCCTGCGACACCACCACTGGCCACGTCGTCATGCTGGACCTCCGAAACACAAATACTACAGATGATTGGGCAATTACGCG CGGGATCCGCATACCGGAATTCATCGGCTCCTTCAAGAAACTGAGATACCTCAATCTATCTTCTACACAATTCATGGGAGGAATACCTGCTCGCGTGGGGAACCTTTCGAGCCTCTACGTTCTTGATCTAAGCGATGCTTTATACGTCGATGATTATGGCAACGGATATCCCGTCGACAACCTCGACTGGCTCTCCCATCTCACGTCCTTGAAGCACCTGAACTTGAGCGGGTTGAACCTAATCGATGTCCCAGATTGGTTCTCGGCGGTGAACATGCTGCCGTCCCTCCAGGTGTTAAACATGTCTTACGGTGGTCTCAATAGCATCCCGGTTTCTGTTGTCCACGTCAACTTCACCTCCTCTCTTACCGTCCTTGATCTCCATTATTCTGGGTTCTATGGCGTTATTCCCGATGCAATTGGAGACTTGGGCGGACTGAAAGAATTATATATGACGGGCAACCAATTGACAGGAAATTTGAGCGGTTGGTTGGAGCAAATGACGAATCTCATCATTTTGGATCTCCGATCTAATTTATTCAACTGTTCCATGCCTTCTTCCGTTGGTAAGCTATCTAATCTCACTGAATTGTATCTCGGTGGAAATTCTCTGAGAGGTATCATTTCAGAAGTTCATTTTGAGAATCTTACAAGATTACAAGTATTAGACTTGTATGGTACCTCCATCACCATATCAATTGGCCAGAGTTGGGTCCCCCCTTTCCAACTCAGATTAGTAGATTTAACTAAATGTCAGTTGGGACCTCAATTTCCAGAATggttgcagtttcaaacacagatCGAAGAATTATATTTGGCAGACTGTAAAATTGCAGGGACAATGCCAGCTTGGTTttggaatatttcatcttctaccatCACATATTTAGACCTTTCCAACAACCAAATAGGAGGCAAGCTGCCATCTTCTTTAAAGTTCACCAAGTTGGTAATATTATTTTTGTATTCCAACAGATTTGAAGGTCCATTGCCAACGATGCTACCGTCTACACTTGAAACTCTATACCTCTCCAATAATTCCTTTACAGGGCAATTGCCGATATGGCCCCATGTTAGATTTGTGTCAATCTCAGATAACATGCTCGACGGTGGCTTATCTTCATCAATCTGCCAATGGACATATCTCGAATACCTTGACCTTTCGAACAACAAATTACTTGGTGAGATCCCTTATTGTCTAGGGGAGTCATTACAAAATCCTCATTTCTTGAATTTGGCCAACAATCACTTCTCGGGTGAAATTCCACACACGATCGGTTTTTTAAGTGAGCTTTTGCTATTGCAACTGCAAAATAACAGTTTTTCGGGTGAGGTTCCTTTGTCATTGAaaaattgtacaaatttatggtGTCTTGATCTAACTCAGAATAATCTTGTCGGAAGCATAACGCTATGGATGGGAGAAAATCTACAACAACTGGTAGTGCTTCGTTTACGTTCAAATATGTTTTCATGA
- the LOC135671520 gene encoding receptor-like protein EIX1 isoform X1, protein MGFPLRFLSSLSLCLLALLLHRATVTSGCFSLEREALLDFKAGIHDTYNRLSSWVGQDCFAWEGVICGATTGHVVRLDLRNTFNRALRGERMNSSLLALSHLKHLDLSVNDFRRIRIPEFIGSFKKLRYLNLSSTYFMGGIPARLGNLSSLYVLDLSDALDFTSLDNLDWLSHLTSLKNLDLSWLKLTGAPDWFSSVNMLPSLQVLSMSYVGLDTIPASVVHVNFTSSLTVLDLSFNNFNSILPKWLGNISSLTHLDLHYSGFYGVIPDTIGDLGSLTFLDLGGNQLEGIVPKSMVDLRRLKELHMPSNQLTGNLGGWLEQMTNLIILDLRSNLFNGSMPSSFGKFSNLTELNLAGNSVGGVLSEVHFENLTRLRLLDLYGNSITISIGQSWVPPFQLRYVDLTKCQLGPQFPEWLQFQTQIQELHLADCKIAGTMPAWFGNISSSTITYLDLSNNQIGGKLPSSLKFTKLETLHLESNRFEGPLPTMLPSTLQTLYLSDNSFTGQLPIWPHVQSVALSDNMLDGGLSSSICQWTYLKFLDLSNNKLFGEIPKGIGDLIGLNNLNLSRNHLQGKIPWEIGGMESLESLDLSINDLSGSIPESLLTLYSLSYLNLSYNNLSGMIPTGYQLQTLNDPSIYMGNADLCGPQIFKNCFMQEYKKEIFEWLWFYISMILGFVMGFWIFCGILFLKDAWRHAYFHIIDDMYDWVWVQWQLILRRLLRR, encoded by the coding sequence ATGGGTTTCCCTTTACGCTTCTTATCATCACTGTCGTTGTGCCTCTtggccctcctcctccaccgggcCACGGTGACAAGTGGGTGTTTCAGCTTGGAGAGGGAGGCACTGTTGGACTTCAAAGCCGGCATCCACGACACCTATAACCGGCTATCTTCTTGGGTAGGCCAAGACTGCTTCGCATGGGAGGGGGTCATCtgtggtgccaccactggccacgtCGTCAGGCTCGACCTCCGGAATACGTTTAATCGGGCATTACGCGGTGAGAGGATGAACTCGTCATTGCTTGCTTTATCTCATTTGAAGCACTTGGATCTTAGCGTCAATGATTTCAGGAGAATCCGCATACCGGAATTCATCGGCTCCTTCAAGAAATTGAGATACCTCAATCTATCTTCTACATATTTCATGGGAGGAATACCTGCTCGGCTGGGGAACCTTTCGAGCCTCTACGTTCTTGATCTAAGCGATGCTTTAGATTTTACATCCCTAGACAACCTCGACTGGCTCTCCCATCTTACCTCCCTGAAGAACCTGGACTTGAGCTGGTTGAAGCTAACCGGTGCCCCAGATTGGTTCTCATCCGTGAACATGCTGCCATCCCTCCAAGTGTTAAGTATGTCTTACGTTGGTCTCGATACCATCCCAGCTTCTGTTGTCCATGTCAACTTCACCTCCTCTCTTACCGTCCTTGATCTCTCCTTCAATAATTTCAACTCCATCTTACCCAAATGGTTGGGGAATATTAGTAGTCTTACCCATCTTGATCTCCATTACTCTGGGTTCTATGGCGTTATTCCCGATACAATTGGAGACTTGGGCTCTCTTACTTTTCTTGATCTAGGAGGCAATCAACTCGAGGGTATCGTACCGAAATCCATGGTTGATCTCCGTAGACTGAAAGAATTACATATGCCGAGCAACCAATTGACAGGAAATTTGGGTGGTTGGCTGGAGCAAATGACGAATCTCATCATTTTGGATCTCCGATCTAATTTATTCAACGGTTCCATGCCTTCCTCCTTTGGTAAGTTCTCTAATCTCACCGAATTGAATCTCGCTGGAAATTCTGTTGGAGGTGTCCTTTCAGAAGTTCATTTTGAGAATCTTACAAGATTGCGACTGTTGGACTTGTATGGCAACTCCATCACCATATCAATTGGCCAAAGTTGGGTCCCCCCTTTCCAACTCAGATATGTAGATTTAACCAAATGTCAGTTGGGACCTCAATTTCCAGAATggttgcagtttcaaacacagatCCAAGAATTACATTTGGCAGACTGTAAAATTGCAGGGACAATGCCCGCTTGGTTTgggaatatttcatcttctaccatCACATATTTAGACCTTTCCAACAACCAAATAGGAGGCAAGCTGCCATCTTCTTTAAAGTTCACCAAGTTGGAAACATTACATTTGGAATCCAATAGATTTGAAGGTCCATTGCCAACGATGCTACCGTCTACACTTCAAACTCTATACCTCTCCGATAATTCCTTTACAGGGCAATTGCCGATATGGCCCCATGTTCAATCAGTGGCACTCTCGGATAATATGCTTGATGGTGGCTTATCTTCATCAATCTGCCAATGGACATATCTTAAATTTCTTGACCTTTCGAACAACAAATTATTTGGTGAGATACCAAAAGGAATTGGAGACCTTATAGGACTCAATAACTTAAATTTGTCAAGAAATCATTTACAAGGAAAAATTCCTTGGGAGATAGGAGGAATGGAATCATTAGAATCCCTTGATCTATCGATAAATGATCTTTCTGGTAGCATTCCTGAGAGCTTATTGACTTTATATTCCTTGAGCTACttgaatttatcatataataatctTTCGGGAATGATACCAACTGGTTATCAACTCCAAACACTCAATGATCCATCCATTTACATGGGCAATGCCGACTTATGTGGACCACAAATTTTCAAAAATTGTTTTATGCAAGAGTACAAAAAGGAGATTTTCGAGTGGTTATGGTTCTATATTAGCATGATACTAGGATTTGTGATGGGATTTTGGATATTTTGTGGTATTCTCTTCCTCAAAGACGCATGGAGGCATGCTTATTTCCATATCATTGATGATATGTATGATTGGGTTTGGGTGCAATGGCAATTAATTCTTCGACGATTGTTGAGACGTTAA